Proteins from a single region of Papaver somniferum cultivar HN1 unplaced genomic scaffold, ASM357369v1 unplaced-scaffold_79, whole genome shotgun sequence:
- the LOC113344636 gene encoding receptor-like protein 9DC3 translates to MKAFNQITSFLLHFLIFLLISITLSAHGCHEEERRALLNFKSSLDDPSGRLSTWKQGVQHRNCCDWSGIGCSDESLHVVSIDLRNTKLADYKDVLSDTFDDNSVLRGKLSPYLFNITHLEYLDLAFNDFQGSEITHQFSNLTKLIHLDLSGSNFSASSTKWVRGLINLQVLRLNVIDLFEATSSSKENFAQHISYLSNLRDLDISDCSISGPVFPIHEFNNLSHLSTLKMNQNYGLSSSIPLQLANLTSLSVLDLSYCDLQGSIPYLPKLKELDVSDNYDLDIDELTRMLELPWPKLQTLVISGTRLTESIPESISNAPNLVSLSASSCSIQGSLPSSIYTLSRLQDLDLADNNITDSIQSSISNLKYLNFLDLSANNFQGPIPKSICNIFHLQELYLGYNKITGTIPSCITNLLNLSVFEVSKNSITGKFSLFTFINELDLTHLDLSSNKLTVVIDQHHLYPSKFKLESLKLESCNIQGSVPVSICNFTHLNYLDLSFNNLTGTIPPCISKFKKLYLLDLSYNKLSGSIPSSLCSQKHGMPYTSKINLSNNKLSGIIPNSIGNCRDLRYLNLGNNSLTGNVPNELKHTSLECLELNENNLSGAFPMSLILKLLSLIFLNLGNNNFEGIIPTGLGSLGYLTILSLRSNRFNGSIPDDIIHSTSLQILDLSSNHFSGQIPSKLGYLTALTRRFSGFEYFYKVEYLLAIKGTTVKFETYKLLRSGIDLSCNILGGNIPEEIGLLQGLSMLNLSHNHLSSNIPASIGNMSSLESLDLSSNRLSGHIPQSLASIDSLEIVSLSHNNLSCRIPRGNHFDTLNLDGSAFAGNHLLCGFPLKKDCEVDHNISTGSTNPSIKDSEDDREDKIEKLLLYAIVAMGFAAGFWGLFLVLLIKKQKWWFPYWRTINSVAVKIVKGCIHKD, encoded by the coding sequence ATGAAAGCATTCAACCAAAtaacttcatttcttcttcatttcttgaTCTTTTTACTGATCAGCATCACATTATCTGCACATGGATGCCATGAAGAGGAAAGAAGGGCTCTGCTAAATTTCAAGTCATCTTTGGATGACCCATCTGGTCGATTGTCCACATGGAAACAAGGCGTCCAACATCGAAACTGCTGTGATTGGAGTGGAATTGGATGTTCAGATGAGTCTCTTCATGTGGTCTCGATTGATCTTCGAAACACCAAGCTTGCAGATTATAAGGATGTATTAAGTGACACTTTTGATGACAATTCGGTACTACGAGGTAAATTATCTCCTTATCTATTCAACATTACACATTTGGAGTATCTAGATCTTGCCTTCAATGATTTTCAGGGATCAGAAATCACACATCAGTTTTCAAATCTAACGAAACTCATCCATCTTGATCTCTCCGGTTCAAACTTTTCAGCGTCATCTACAAAATGGGTTAGAGGTTTAATAAATCTCCAGGTATTAAGGTTGAACGTAATTGATCTATTTGAGGCTACCTCTTCATCAAAAGAGAATTTTGCACAACATATTTCATATCTTTCTAATCTTAGGGATCTCGATATCTCCGATTGCAGTATCTCTGGCCCTGTATTCCCAATTCATGAGTTTAACAATCTTTCACATCTATCCACTCTCAAAATGAACCAAAACTATGGTCTCAGTTCTTCAATCCCATTACAGTTGGCTAATCTAACTTCACTTTCTGTTCTTGATTTATCTTATTGTGATCTGCAAGGTTCAATTCCTTATCTCCCTAAACTTAAAGAGCTTGATGTGAGTGATAATTATGATCTTGATATTGATGAACTAACTAGGATGCTTGAACTACCATGGCCTAAACTACAAACACTTGTGATATCAGGAACCCGATTAACCGAATCCATTCCAGAATCAATATCAAATGCGCCAAATTTAGTGAGTCTTTCTGCCTCATCGTGTTCAATTCAAGGATCTTTACCTTCTTCAATATATACTCTTTCCCGGTTGCAGGATCTTGATTTAGCTGATAACAACATAACAGATTCTATCCAGTCTTCAATCTCCAATCTTAAATATCTAAACTTCCTCGATTTATCTGCTAATAATTTCCAAGGACCCATACCCaaatcaatttgcaatatatttcatcttcaagaGCTTTATTTAGGATACAATAAAATAACAGGAACCATACCAAGTTGCATCACAAACCTCCTAAATCTTAGTGTCTTCGAGGTTTCCAAAAACTCCATTACAGGAAAATTTTCGTTGTTCACTTTCATCAATGAACTGGACCTAACTCATCTGGACCTGAGCTCAAACAAATTAACAGTAGTTATAGATCAACACCACCTATATCCATCTAAATTCAAACtagagtctttaaagttggaATCATGCAATATCCAAGGATCTGTCCCTGTTTCCATTTGTAATTTTACCCAtttgaattatttggatttgtctTTTAATAACCTCACAGGAACAATCCCTCCTTGCATCTCCAAATTCAAAAAACTCTATCTCTTAGATTTATCCTACAATAAACTTTCAGGTTCCATTCCTTCTTCATTATGTTCACAAAAACATGGAATGCCATATACTTCAAAGATTAACCTCTCCAACAACAAGTTATCCGGGATTATACCTAATAGTATAGGAAACTGCCGTGATCTTAGATATCTAAACCTCGGAAACAACAGTCTCACTGGAAATGTTCCGAATGAGCTTAAACACACAAGTCTAGAATGCCTTGAATTAAATGAAAACAATCTCAGTGGCGCGTTTCCTATGTCGTTGATCCTAAAACTTTTGTCTTTGATATTTCTCAATTTAGGAAATAACAATTTTGAAGGTATTATACCTACTGGTCTTGGTTCACTCGGGTACCTCACAATTCTTTCTTTGAGGTCAAACAGATTCAATGGCTCCATTCCTGACGATATTATCCATTCAACATCGCTTCAAATATTAGACTTATCCTCAAACCATTTCTCTGGCCAAATTCCTTCAAAACTAGGATATTTGACGGCCTTAACGAGAAGATTCTCCGGATTCGAGTATTTCTATAAGGTGGAATATCTATTGGCTATCAAAGGCACCACAGTCAAATTTGAGACATATAAGCTCCTTCGTTCAGGAATTGATTTATCATGTAATATTCTTGGCGGAAACATTCCAGAAGAGATAGGATTATTGCAAGGACTTAGTATGCTTAATTTGTCACATAATCATCTCTCGAGCAATATCCCGGCGAGTATCGGAAATATGTCTAGTCTAGAGTCATTGGATTTAAGTTCCAACAGACTTTCTGGACATATACCACAGTCTTTGGCATCAATCGACTCCCTTGAGATTGTAAGCTTATCTCATAATAATTTGAGCTGCAGGATTCCAAGAGGAAATCATTTTGATACACTGAATTTGGATGGTTCTGCTTTTGCCGGGAATCATTTATTGTGTGGATTTCCTTTGAAGAAAGATTGTGAGGTTGACCATAATATTAGTACTGGTAGTACTAATCCTTCAATTAAAGACAGTGAAGACGATCGAGAGGATAAAATAGAGAAGTTGTTGTTATATGCTATTGTTGCCATGGGGTTTGCAGCTGGCTTTTGGGGGTTGTTCTTAGTTTTGCTTATAAAGAAACAGAAATGGTGGTTTCCATATTGGAGAACTATAAATTCTGTTGCAGTTAAAATAGTAAAAGGATGTATCCACAAAGATTAA